A genomic segment from Tachysurus fulvidraco isolate hzauxx_2018 chromosome 21, HZAU_PFXX_2.0, whole genome shotgun sequence encodes:
- the LOC113661730 gene encoding L-selectin-like, whose protein sequence is MFSILGTNIYVEIYYSLSWEEAQRFCRENYIDLASVRNENELQQILSIMYGYEIWIGLYRSRLRSDQSNSNFTHWRPAFPALGPEPDNGLNVFGQYGNQHCTAVDHSGHWTDENCLDRLPFVCYTEFTPGAVMGVRLKTRSNDNLLYSEVAESVLMALQEQVSRLGLSKNCTVTVRRFRKIDP, encoded by the exons ATGTTTTCAATCTTAGGTACAAACATATACGTTGAGATTTATTATAGCTTGTCCTGGGAAGAAGCTCAGAGATTCTGCAGAGAAAATTACATAGACCTGGCCAGTGTGAGGAACGAGAATGAACTTCAGCAGATACTGAGCATCATGTATGGCTATGAGATATGGATAGGTCTGTATAGGAGCCGATTACGGTCAGATCAGAGCAACTCAAACTTTACACATTGGAGACCAGCATTTCCAGCACTAGGACCAGAACCTGATAATGGTTTGAATGTATTTGGTCAATATGGAAATCAACACTGCACAGCTGTGGATCATTCAGGCCATTGGACAGATGAAAACTGTTTAGACCGCTTACCTTTCGTCTGCTACACTG AATTCACTCCAG GTGCTGTTATGGGAGTGCGTCTGAAAACCAGATCTAATGACAATCTCTTATACTCTGAGGTTGCCGAATCTGTGCTGATGGCA cttCAAGAACAAGTTAGCAGACTGGGACTTTCAAAGAACTGCACTGTGACCGTGAGACGCTTCCGTAAGATCGATCCATGA